The Amblyomma americanum isolate KBUSLIRL-KWMA chromosome 5, ASM5285725v1, whole genome shotgun sequence genome window below encodes:
- the LOC144135028 gene encoding uncharacterized protein LOC144135028 → MGTAAEAAFRCLPVVRAVLERLPVEDLFSCARYAELWELVAVEQLSEKLSFFVRLQDDFGHASSDRALVEELRWRLCLAHKARREPASAIIFCSDKQYEAMSLASCFPDDTSVVQVFVPSPVSLQRRGVQKRRAAGLCLLVLFERRPGTELVSECLPGAPCLPRDDKSAFVAEFPNARRRRYRFTGKVTYRHRETGQPARFALYASSAFSPATFRRPPSLYHVASSVLWTTGLKVLKHPPVDERGPPECWGTMLFGEKARATSIKYRASATDLQLRDHLNRVQRSFGDVDNALVLFFQEETVNIPTAEAIWTAFIGAPVVLGTAVDSLALDVNLVPFNLETREENASTHFLEKPVVVAVYGAN, encoded by the coding sequence ATGGGTACTGCGGCTGAGGCGGCATTCCGCTGCCTGCCCGTGGTACGGGCCGTCCTCGAGCGGTTGCCCGTCGAAGACCTGTTCAGCTGCGCGCGCTACGCCGAGCTTTGGGAACTAGTTGCCGTCGAGCAGCTCAGCGAGAAACTTAGTTTTTTCGTTCGGCTCCAGGATGATTTCGGCCATGCATCATCGGACCGGGCGCTCGTCGAGGAACTGCGGTGGCGCCTCTGCCTGGCACACAAGGCGCGTAGGGAACCTGCGTCGGCGATCATTTTCTGCTCCGACAAGCAATACGAAGCAATGAGCCTCGCTTCGTGTTTCCCGGACGACACCAGCGTCGTCCAGGTCTTCGTGCCAAGTCCTGTCTCGCTCCAACGAAGAGGTGTTCAGAAACGACGCGCTGCCGGTCTTTGCTTACTGGTACTTTTTGAGCGGCGCCCCGGCACCGAACTTGTCTCTGAGTGTCTACCAGGAGCCCCATGTTTGCCAAGAGATGATAAGTCGGCCTTTGTCGCAGAGTTTCCCAACGCCAGGCGTAGGCGCTATCGCTTCACCGGAAAGGTGACGTACCGCCACCGCGAGACTGGACAACCTGCCCGCTTCGCACTCTACGCCAGCAGCGCATTCAGCCCTGCGACCTTCCGGAGACCACCCAGCCTCTATCACGTAGCCAGCAGCGTGCTGTGGACGACGGGCCTCAAAGTGCTTAAGCATCCTCCGGTAGATGAGCGTGGTCCCCCTGAATGCTGGGGCACCATGCTTTTCGGCGAGAAGGCAAGGGCAACTTCGATCAAGTACCGTGCATCTGCGACAGATCTTCAACTGCGCGATCACTTGAACCGTGTACAAAGGAGCTTCGGTGACGTCGACAACGCTTTGGTCCTCTTCTTTCAAGAAGAAACAGTGAACATACCCACAGCCGAAGCAATCTGGACCGCATTTATTGGCGCACCTGTCGTACTGGGGACGGCAGTGGATTCCTTAGCTTTGGACGTAAATCTTGTGCCATTTAACTTAGAAACACGCGAAGAAAACGCGTCTACACATTTTCTTGAGAAACCTGTCGTCGTCGCAGTCTATGGTGCCAACTAA